In one window of Tellurirhabdus rosea DNA:
- a CDS encoding DUF4249 domain-containing protein codes for MRSLNIFLLFLLVALTACEEKIDISLDEGPSQLAVDGWVTNQRGPQTIRLTRTAGYFNAGLPPAATGATVTVTDDRGKVYAFTDGKNDGNYVWTPTKTDSVFGQVGRTYTLNIAFSGETYRAVSAMRPVPAVDSVTFVKQKLTPVSSEEGYLAEFYATDLPNSPDFYWIRAYQNGKRLDRTIDVSVSFNGAFTVNGADTDGLLFIRPIRQAINPEKLYQESDSVRVEVLSITADAFNFFQQLSTQINNGGLFASPPANVPTNVLNTRTAGPKAVGFFGVSAVGSKTVKVDKATIRPKS; via the coding sequence ATGAGAAGCCTCAACATATTCCTCCTTTTTCTCCTTGTTGCGCTCACGGCCTGCGAGGAAAAAATTGACATCAGCCTCGACGAAGGCCCGTCCCAACTCGCCGTAGACGGCTGGGTGACCAACCAGCGCGGCCCGCAGACCATCCGCCTGACCCGGACGGCCGGCTACTTCAACGCCGGATTGCCGCCTGCCGCCACCGGGGCCACCGTGACCGTCACCGACGACCGGGGCAAGGTCTACGCCTTCACCGACGGCAAGAACGACGGCAATTACGTCTGGACCCCGACAAAAACGGATTCCGTTTTCGGGCAGGTCGGGCGGACCTATACGCTGAACATTGCCTTTTCCGGCGAAACCTACCGGGCCGTGTCGGCCATGCGCCCCGTTCCGGCCGTCGATTCGGTGACTTTTGTGAAACAGAAACTGACGCCGGTGTCTTCAGAAGAAGGCTATCTGGCCGAATTTTACGCGACTGATCTTCCGAACTCGCCGGATTTCTACTGGATCAGGGCGTACCAGAACGGCAAGCGCCTCGACCGGACCATAGACGTGTCGGTTTCCTTCAACGGCGCTTTTACCGTCAACGGGGCTGACACGGACGGGCTGCTCTTCATCCGGCCCATACGTCAGGCCATCAATCCCGAGAAACTGTACCAGGAATCCGATTCGGTGCGGGTAGAGGTGCTGTCCATCACGGCCGATGCGTTCAACTTTTTCCAACAGCTGAGCACCCAGATCAACAACGGCGGCCTGTTTGCTTCGCCGCCCGCCAACGTGCCGACCAACGTGCTGAACACCCGGACGGCGGGCCCCAAAGCGGTCGGTTTCTTCGGCGTTTCGGCTGTGGGCAGCAAAACCGTTAAGGTCGATAAGGCTACGATTCGGCCGAAGTCCTGA
- a CDS encoding ComEA family DNA-binding protein, translated as MFRFFLFSILVWPVVATAQPVRQREADLNRFIQELVPVQTEGVDVQVVFDNLFQLYANPLDLNAVTREELAATNLLTEKQLNHFFAYRQELGPFLSVYELQVLPDFDLPTVRRLLPFVTVDSRVRSLRNPTDHYLTLRMERVLEQQKGFSPAEPDTKGNLPRRYLGDPPQWFLRYRYSRPRRFSFGLTAEQDPGEPFRWQPGRYYYGVNFLSFHAQVQNRGRWKNITVGDFQVQAGQGLVLSAGFFLGKGSEPVAGVRRPTLGARPYASVTEYGYLRGITATYELTKKLHLTLLAARNRRDANIVAGEEPTVSSLQTSGLHRTASELDDRASLREQNVGAHLQYQTDRFQLGATFLQTTFDKALQRRNAAYNQFEFSGKQNRLAGLHGSYVWRNVNFFGELAYSSGSRTGSGGLGVVSGAIASLTKRLDATLLYRHFDRNFHSFYANGFSEGSRTINETGLYAGARYVVYRRLTVGAYLDQFRFPWLRYLVDKPSGGRDYLLQTTWTPTKKWTLNAIFRQEFKEKNLPGTKPVQVVRTRRNSLVLNAEYNPTRILSVRTRVQGGGFRYRGQPGSQGLVVAQDATADFGRLSLSGRLAWFRTDDWDSRQYLYERDVLYAFSIPAYYNRGWRHYLLVQYTLNRHADLWLRWARTDARQADSIGSDLDEISKPHKTEVKVQLRWRF; from the coding sequence GTGTTTCGTTTCTTCCTTTTTTCGATTCTCGTATGGCCCGTCGTGGCGACCGCTCAGCCGGTTCGCCAGCGGGAGGCCGATCTCAACCGCTTCATCCAGGAACTCGTGCCGGTGCAGACCGAGGGCGTGGACGTGCAGGTCGTTTTCGACAACCTGTTTCAACTGTACGCCAATCCGCTGGACCTCAACGCCGTCACGCGTGAAGAGCTGGCGGCAACGAACCTCCTCACGGAGAAGCAGCTTAACCATTTCTTCGCCTATCGGCAGGAATTAGGCCCGTTTCTCTCCGTCTACGAACTACAGGTCCTTCCCGACTTCGACCTGCCGACGGTGCGCCGCCTGCTGCCTTTTGTGACGGTAGACAGCCGCGTCCGCTCCCTCCGCAATCCCACGGACCACTACCTGACCCTGCGGATGGAGCGGGTGCTGGAGCAACAGAAAGGCTTTTCGCCCGCCGAACCGGACACCAAAGGCAACCTGCCCCGCCGCTATCTGGGCGACCCGCCGCAATGGTTCCTGCGGTATCGCTACAGCCGCCCGCGCCGGTTCAGTTTCGGTCTGACGGCCGAACAGGATCCCGGCGAGCCCTTCCGCTGGCAGCCGGGGCGGTACTATTACGGCGTCAATTTTCTGTCGTTCCACGCGCAGGTCCAGAACCGGGGCCGCTGGAAAAACATCACGGTGGGCGATTTTCAGGTGCAGGCGGGTCAGGGGCTGGTGCTGTCGGCGGGATTTTTTCTCGGAAAAGGGTCGGAGCCTGTCGCCGGGGTGCGCCGCCCGACGCTGGGAGCCCGGCCTTACGCGTCGGTAACCGAATACGGCTACCTGCGCGGCATTACGGCCACCTACGAACTGACCAAAAAGCTCCATCTGACCCTGCTGGCCGCCCGCAATCGCCGGGATGCCAACATCGTGGCGGGCGAGGAACCGACCGTCAGTTCACTGCAAACTTCCGGACTGCACCGCACCGCTTCCGAACTGGACGACCGGGCGAGTCTGCGCGAACAGAATGTGGGGGCGCACCTCCAGTATCAGACGGATCGCTTTCAACTGGGCGCCACCTTTCTGCAAACGACCTTCGACAAGGCCCTCCAGCGCCGGAACGCGGCTTATAATCAGTTTGAATTTTCGGGAAAACAAAACCGGCTGGCCGGACTGCACGGCTCCTACGTCTGGCGCAACGTCAATTTTTTCGGCGAACTGGCCTACAGCAGCGGCTCCCGAACCGGCAGCGGTGGACTGGGCGTCGTCAGCGGAGCCATTGCCAGCCTTACCAAACGGCTGGATGCCACGCTCCTCTACCGGCATTTCGACCGGAATTTTCACAGTTTTTACGCCAACGGCTTCTCCGAAGGGTCGCGCACCATCAACGAAACGGGACTTTATGCCGGTGCCCGGTACGTGGTCTACCGCCGCCTGACCGTAGGAGCCTACCTCGACCAGTTTCGCTTCCCGTGGCTGCGGTATCTGGTCGATAAGCCCTCAGGCGGCCGGGATTATCTCCTGCAAACGACCTGGACCCCGACCAAAAAATGGACCCTGAACGCTATTTTCCGGCAGGAATTCAAGGAAAAGAATCTGCCCGGCACTAAACCGGTGCAGGTGGTCCGCACGCGCCGGAACAGTCTGGTGCTGAATGCGGAATACAACCCAACCCGGATTCTGTCGGTCCGGACGCGGGTTCAGGGCGGCGGTTTTCGGTATCGGGGGCAGCCGGGCAGCCAGGGACTGGTCGTTGCGCAGGATGCCACGGCCGATTTTGGGCGGCTTTCGCTCAGCGGACGACTGGCGTGGTTCCGCACCGACGACTGGGACAGCCGCCAGTACCTCTACGAACGCGACGTGCTGTACGCTTTTTCCATTCCGGCCTACTACAACCGGGGCTGGCGGCATTACCTGCTGGTGCAGTATACCCTCAACCGCCACGCCGACCTCTGGCTGCGCTGGGCCCGCACCGACGCCCGGCAGGCCGATTCCATCGGCTCGGACCTGGACGAAATCAGCAAGCCGCACAAGACGGAGGTGAAAGTGCAGTTGCGGTGGCGGTTTTGA
- a CDS encoding thymidine kinase, whose translation MFIEPSRRPEPPHLRTGWIEVICGSMFSGKTEELIRRLNRALIARLSVRIFKPAVDTRYHEKHIVSHNANTVESIPVRSAHEILELAGDCEVVGIDEAQFFGDKEIVEVCNRLANEGKRVILAGLDMDFEGNPFGCMPQLMAIAEYVTKVHAICVVCGDIASYSYRLVPSREKVLLGETDSYEARCRNCFQLGERAGKREWVYEKQPE comes from the coding sequence ATGTTTATTGAACCAAGCCGTCGGCCGGAACCGCCTCACCTGCGGACCGGGTGGATAGAAGTGATTTGTGGATCGATGTTCTCGGGCAAAACCGAAGAGCTGATCCGACGGCTCAACCGCGCCCTCATCGCCCGTCTGTCGGTGCGGATTTTCAAACCGGCCGTCGATACCCGTTACCACGAAAAGCACATTGTTTCGCACAACGCCAACACGGTCGAATCCATACCCGTCCGCTCGGCGCACGAGATTCTGGAGCTGGCCGGCGATTGTGAGGTTGTGGGCATCGACGAGGCTCAGTTTTTTGGCGATAAAGAAATTGTGGAGGTCTGCAACCGGCTCGCCAACGAGGGCAAACGGGTCATTCTGGCCGGGCTGGATATGGATTTTGAAGGAAATCCGTTTGGCTGCATGCCGCAGCTGATGGCGATTGCCGAATACGTAACCAAAGTCCACGCCATCTGCGTGGTCTGCGGCGATATTGCCAGCTATTCCTACCGACTTGTGCCCTCCCGGGAAAAGGTTCTGCTTGGCGAAACCGACAGTTACGAAGCCCGCTGCCGCAACTGCTTTCAGCTCGGCGAACGGGCCGGGAAACGGGAGTGGGTGTACGAAAAGCAGCCTGAGTAA